A region of the Gemmobacter fulvus genome:
TCGGGTGCAAGCTCGATCAAAGCCTGTTTCAGAAAGGTCGCCCCCATGAAGTTCGACGGATCGGGATGCGTCATCCGCCCCGGATGCGCCGCTGCCCAATCGACAAATCCCGCCATCGAATCCGGCAGCTCGGGCGCGCGGGCGCTGTCATGCACAAAGACGAATTTTGCCAGCCGCCACGGGCTTTCCATCCCGTCCACCGGCACGGTGAAATCGACCGCCGCCGGGGCTGTGGCCGACAGATCCAGATATTTTGCATTGGGCAAGCCCGCCACGAACGGGCCATGCAGCAGCCCCTGTTCTTTCATCGCCAGAAAGTTCGGCCCATTAATCCAGATCAGATCAATCGCGCCGCCCGCATCCTGCCCTGCCGTCTTTTCCGACAGAACCCGCGTCACCGCCTCGGCGGTATCGGTCAGTTTGACCTGTTCAACCTTCACACCATAAAGACGCTCGGTTTCCTGCCCGACCCAGGTGATGAAATCATTGGTGCGGCTGTCACCGCCCCAGGCGTTCCAATACACCGTCTGGCCCTTTGCGGCCTCCAGCGTGGCCTGCCAGTCCTCTGCGAGAACGGGGCCTGCGCACAGGGCAGACAGGGCAAGGGCGGATAACAGGCGCATGAGATTCCTCCGGGTGTTTTCAAAGGTGTAGCCCGCAGGTGCCGTGCCGTCACCCGACCCCACGCGAAGGTGATCAGCGTTCGCGCAGGGCTTGCTGTGATTTGTACAGCGGCTTGGTCAGATAGGTCAGGATCGTCTTGCCGCCGGTCTGCAATTCCACATCCGCCAACATGCCGGGGCGGATCTCCAATGCCTGCTGGCGTTCGGTCAGCTGGCTCAGATCCACCTTGACCGTCACCTTGTAATGCGGATCACCATCGGGATTGCGGGCGTGTTCATCCTTGAACGTATCGGCCGAAATGAAATCCACCTTGCCCTGCAACGTGCCATAGATGGTGTAATCATAGGCGGTCAGCTTGATCGTCGCATCCTGATCCTTGCGGACCGAGGCAATATCTTCGGGGCGCACCCGGGCCTCGATATACAGCTCATCTTCCAGCGGGATGATTTGCAGGATCTCTTCGCCGGGCCGCACCACGCCACCGATTGTGGTGATCGACAGCTTGTTCACCACGCCCTTCATCGGCGCCATCAGCACCGTGCGATCCAGTTGGTCTTGCGCGGTTTTCAACTGCTGCCGCAGCGAGGTCAGCTTGCCTAGCGTATCGGAATAGGTGGTGGCGCGATCCAGCTCCATCTGGGTGATCACGTCATTCAGCCGGTTTTCTGCCTCGGATTTCTGTTTGCGCGCCGCCGTCACCTCGATCAGCGGCGCCACTTCCATCGCCAGCAT
Encoded here:
- a CDS encoding ABC transporter substrate-binding protein; this encodes MRLLSALALSALCAGPVLAEDWQATLEAAKGQTVYWNAWGGDSRTNDFITWVGQETERLYGVKVEQVKLTDTAEAVTRVLSEKTAGQDAGGAIDLIWINGPNFLAMKEQGLLHGPFVAGLPNAKYLDLSATAPAAVDFTVPVDGMESPWRLAKFVFVHDSARAPELPDSMAGFVDWAAAHPGRMTHPDPSNFMGATFLKQALIELAPDAAALQQPVTDAAFLAASEPLWAWYDALRPNLWREGGAFPENESIQNQMLNDGEVDIAMSFDPASTAAFIEQGLLPETARVFVPQAGSIGNVSFVAIPYNAAHKAGAEVVANFLLEPSTQAHQQDIRVLGSFSVLDPAKLGTAEAAAFAALPKAPALPQVQDLGPTLLEPHASWMTRLTEAWAARYTK
- a CDS encoding HlyD family efflux transporter periplasmic adaptor subunit; translated protein: MSSATFDHDFSEKTRRPSMTIWMIGLSVVVFVGWAAIAWVAEIVHAEGTVVSSSRPQIINNLEGGILAELDVSEGDIVRPGQVLARLYGTQYQSAVDDLSDQIATLEIRRLRLEAEMLGVVDFDVPPDFAARVPDIVASETTLLGARQGDFISKRDGAEQVLEQAQKELDILEKMLAMEVAPLIEVTAARKQKSEAENRLNDVITQMELDRATTYSDTLGKLTSLRQQLKTAQDQLDRTVLMAPMKGVVNKLSITTIGGVVRPGEEILQIIPLEDELYIEARVRPEDIASVRKDQDATIKLTAYDYTIYGTLQGKVDFISADTFKDEHARNPDGDPHYKVTVKVDLSQLTERQQALEIRPGMLADVELQTGGKTILTYLTKPLYKSQQALRER